One Phormidium ambiguum IAM M-71 DNA window includes the following coding sequences:
- a CDS encoding PIG-L deacetylase family protein, giving the protein MNQRRNKKIMIIAPHADDEVLGVGGTMARFAAEGAEVYVVIATKGYPPHYSEELSTTVREQALVANRLLGVKETQFLGLPAANLDCIPFRDINHKLVEAIRKIQPETLYIPFNGDLHIDHQRIFLSALVAARPNCINAPRKIYAYETLSETNWNAPYLTPNFVPNIFVDISDYLPMKIEAMQIYASQIKPFPHERSPEALKALATIRGSTIGRFAAEAFVLVREII; this is encoded by the coding sequence ATGAATCAACGTAGGAACAAGAAAATTATGATAATAGCACCTCATGCTGATGATGAAGTGCTTGGCGTTGGCGGAACAATGGCTCGATTTGCTGCTGAGGGTGCTGAAGTTTATGTAGTTATCGCCACTAAAGGTTATCCACCTCATTACTCAGAAGAACTTTCTACCACTGTTCGTGAACAAGCTTTAGTTGCTAATCGATTACTGGGTGTAAAAGAAACTCAATTTTTGGGTTTACCAGCTGCGAATTTAGACTGCATTCCTTTTCGGGATATCAATCATAAATTGGTTGAAGCTATTCGCAAGATTCAACCAGAAACTCTTTATATTCCTTTTAATGGCGATCTTCATATCGATCATCAAAGAATTTTTTTATCAGCTTTGGTAGCAGCGCGACCCAATTGTATTAATGCGCCAAGAAAAATTTATGCTTATGAAACACTTTCAGAAACGAACTGGAATGCTCCTTATTTAACGCCTAACTTTGTCCCAAATATTTTTGTGGATATTTCCGATTATTTGCCGATGAAAATAGAAGCAATGCAAATCTACGCTTCTCAAATTAAACCTTTTCCTCATGAGCGATCGCCAGAAGCTTTAAAAGCTTTAGCAACAATACGAGGAAGTACAATAGGACGCTTCGCTGCGGAAGCATTCGTTTTAGTGCGAGAGATTATTTAA
- a CDS encoding filamentous hemagglutinin N-terminal domain-containing protein codes for MKLNTCSFHITQTSTLLTLLAAYPTTAQIIPDNTVNTTVTPNGNINVIEGGTRAGNNLFHSFQEFSIPTGSEAFFNNAFDIRNIFSRVTGRSISNIDGLIRANGIANLFLLNPNGIIFGPNARLNIGGSFLASTANSFKFADGIEFSATNPQAAPLLSINVPIGLQMGANPGNITVNGNGLNRPLPIEGETTEQRAARLIAFEQEFLNNPQGLFVQPGKTIALVGGNLTFNGGIVGVNQGRIELGSVNFGEVSLNPTETGLVLGYENISNFGDIQMSQSTAVAASGEGAGEIRVRGGKITLNERSSIGANTIGNQNGKGVTVEAQQLTLFDGSFLTSGTFSSGDAGNLIVKATESVEVSGFSTENKFSSSLQTVTLAGGKAGNLTIDTGRLIIKDGAFVSTETRGIGNGGNLLIQAKDSVEILGTQPNGFPTFLSAGVGAGEGSTGTGGNLIIETGTLSIRDGGRASTETFGRGNAGNLLVKARELVEVVGEGPATSQLPIGLSSSLNSDVSSGAIGNGGNLTIETQKLSVRDGAQVSTSVYGQGKGGTLQVRVSELLELVGAGRINKSENGTEIRNSSAINATVLVNGIGSGGEINIDTQNLSLRDGGIISTGTLGKGNAGNIQIQASKSVEVLGSAKFGNLSNISTSVLQKAEGKGGDIRIDTEVLSLRDGGDISAGTFGIGDSGNIYIRATEAVELIGKTTDRKIPSASGLAAPVLSDAKGNGGDITVETKRLTLNEGDIFVATSGDGNAGNIFLQVSESVELSNNGSIGAGTLEKATGNSGKIIIETGRLQLADNSFISTFSNNQGRGGTVIVRAKESVQMNSNSDISAAANSTGDGGDIIIETQRLLIRDGSQAAVDTFDAGKAGNLTVKASEIEIDHENGQFATGLSASSNDEGTGDAGNLSIESGRLIVRNGAQVQTGTFSSGKGGNLTVIAQEIELSGVSAELLPAGLFVSTDGTGDAGNLRIETGRLIVRDGAQIQAATFGAGKGGSLSVIADEIELQRGNSPYSTGLFTSSEGTGDAGNVSIETERLIVQNGAVVQAATLGAGKGGSLLVKANTVELVGSSVNGNSSNFSAATQGTGEGGNLTIETKQLTVRDGAQISASTFGVGNAGSLTVKADVVEVIGKSADGQFSGGLFTSTEGTGNAGNLTIETKQLTVRDGAQIAASTFDAGKAGNLTVKADVIDVIGTSADGQFSSGLYSTTFGIGDGGNLSIETKQLTVRDGAAISVTTFDAGNAGNLIINADVVEAIGISADGLYPTGLFADTNGTGNAGNLTINARNFIVRDGAQVAASTFGAGKAGDLRITAEFVEVAEKAVNGQSSGLFVTAESGSGDAGNLIINTESLIVRDGARVTASSFGTGAAGNLEVTANSILIDREGILRATIAAGSQGNINLQTSSLIMRRGSSITTNATGKATGGNIIINTDVLAALENSDISANAEDSFGGRVIINAQGIFGTKFRPDTTPESDITATSKLGPQFSGTVQINTPEVDPNSGLVNLPENAVDVSRLVPKGCVARRKETGAFYITGNGGFQYRPGDGFVSPLPTGTVRSVPVNNTSERSEVNERIIEAQGIYQLENGEIVLGWECPN; via the coding sequence ATGAAACTTAACACTTGCTCATTCCACATCACCCAAACCAGCACCCTTTTAACATTATTAGCCGCCTACCCAACCACAGCCCAAATCATTCCCGATAACACAGTCAACACCACAGTTACACCAAACGGTAACATTAACGTAATTGAAGGCGGAACCAGAGCAGGAAATAATTTATTTCACAGCTTTCAAGAATTTTCTATTCCCACAGGTAGCGAAGCATTTTTCAACAACGCATTCGATATCCGAAATATATTTAGTCGCGTCACAGGTAGGTCAATTTCTAACATTGACGGATTAATTCGTGCGAATGGAATTGCTAACTTATTTTTACTTAATCCCAATGGAATCATCTTTGGGCCGAATGCCAGATTAAATATTGGTGGTTCATTTTTAGCTAGCACTGCTAATAGTTTTAAATTTGCTGATGGGATTGAATTTAGTGCCACAAATCCCCAAGCTGCACCTTTATTAAGTATTAACGTACCCATTGGGTTACAAATGGGTGCAAATCCAGGCAATATAACAGTTAATGGAAATGGATTAAATCGTCCTTTACCAATAGAAGGAGAAACAACTGAACAAAGAGCAGCTAGATTAATAGCATTTGAACAAGAATTTCTCAACAATCCCCAAGGTTTATTTGTACAACCAGGAAAAACCATTGCCTTAGTCGGGGGAAACCTAACATTTAATGGGGGAATAGTTGGAGTTAATCAAGGAAGAATTGAGTTAGGAAGTGTTAATTTCGGTGAAGTTAGTTTAAATCCCACAGAAACCGGATTGGTTTTGGGATATGAAAATATTTCCAACTTTGGAGACATTCAAATGTCGCAGTCAACTGCGGTAGCAGCATCGGGGGAAGGTGCTGGAGAAATTCGCGTGCGTGGGGGAAAGATAACTCTTAATGAAAGGTCAAGTATTGGTGCAAATACAATAGGAAATCAAAATGGCAAAGGTGTCACTGTTGAAGCACAACAATTAACTCTTTTTGATGGTTCTTTTTTAACTAGTGGCACGTTTAGTTCGGGCGATGCAGGGAATCTGATTGTTAAAGCAACAGAATCGGTAGAAGTAAGTGGATTTTCGACTGAAAATAAGTTTTCTAGTAGTTTGCAAACTGTTACTCTTGCTGGTGGTAAAGCAGGGAATTTAACTATTGATACTGGAAGATTAATTATTAAAGATGGTGCGTTTGTCTCTACAGAAACTAGAGGAATTGGAAACGGCGGAAATTTACTGATACAAGCTAAAGACTCTGTGGAAATTTTGGGAACACAACCTAATGGATTTCCCACCTTTTTATCAGCGGGAGTGGGTGCAGGGGAAGGTTCCACAGGAACAGGAGGTAATTTAATAATTGAAACGGGTACATTGAGCATTCGTGATGGAGGTAGAGCTTCTACAGAAACTTTTGGTCGGGGAAATGCAGGTAATTTGTTAGTAAAAGCCAGAGAATTGGTAGAAGTTGTGGGAGAAGGGCCAGCCACTTCTCAATTACCAATTGGGTTATCTAGTAGCTTAAATTCGGATGTTTCATCTGGTGCTATTGGCAATGGTGGAAATTTGACTATTGAGACTCAAAAGTTAAGTGTTCGAGATGGTGCTCAAGTCTCAACAAGTGTGTATGGTCAAGGTAAAGGTGGAACGCTTCAAGTTCGAGTCAGCGAACTATTAGAATTAGTAGGAGCCGGAAGAATTAACAAGTCTGAAAATGGTACAGAAATTAGAAATTCTAGTGCTATTAATGCAACTGTATTGGTAAATGGTATAGGTTCTGGGGGTGAAATCAACATTGATACCCAAAATTTAAGCCTTCGTGATGGTGGAATAATTTCCACTGGAACTTTGGGTAAAGGGAATGCAGGAAATATTCAAATACAAGCTAGCAAAAGTGTGGAAGTACTGGGAAGCGCAAAGTTTGGTAATCTTAGCAATATTTCTACAAGTGTGTTGCAAAAAGCAGAAGGTAAAGGCGGAGATATCAGAATTGATACTGAGGTTTTAAGCCTCCGGGATGGAGGAGATATATCTGCTGGTACTTTTGGTATAGGAGACTCAGGCAATATTTATATCCGGGCAACGGAAGCAGTAGAATTAATTGGAAAAACAACCGATCGTAAAATCCCATCAGCAAGTGGATTAGCAGCCCCAGTTTTATCTGATGCAAAAGGTAATGGCGGCGATATTACTGTAGAAACCAAACGATTAACTCTCAATGAAGGTGATATTTTTGTTGCTACCAGTGGAGATGGAAATGCTGGTAACATTTTTCTTCAAGTATCTGAGTCAGTGGAGTTAAGCAATAATGGCTCTATTGGAGCAGGTACTTTGGAAAAAGCCACTGGAAATAGTGGGAAAATTATCATCGAAACTGGACGATTGCAACTTGCAGATAACTCTTTCATATCAACTTTTTCTAATAATCAGGGACGCGGGGGAACGGTTATAGTACGTGCCAAAGAATCAGTGCAAATGAATAGTAACAGCGATATATCGGCTGCGGCTAATAGCACTGGCGATGGGGGAGACATAATTATTGAAACTCAGAGGTTACTTATCCGGGATGGTTCACAAGCCGCTGTTGATACTTTTGATGCGGGAAAAGCGGGTAATTTGACAGTGAAAGCCTCCGAAATAGAAATTGACCACGAAAATGGGCAATTTGCAACTGGTTTGTCTGCTTCCAGTAACGATGAGGGAACTGGCGATGCGGGAAATTTGAGCATTGAAAGTGGACGGTTAATTGTTCGGAATGGGGCGCAGGTACAAACTGGTACTTTTAGCTCAGGTAAAGGTGGCAATTTGACAGTGATAGCTCAGGAGATAGAACTATCGGGTGTTTCAGCTGAGCTTTTACCTGCTGGCTTGTTTGTTTCTACCGATGGGACTGGCGATGCGGGAAACTTGAGAATTGAAACTGGACGGTTAATTGTTCGGGATGGCGCACAGATACAAGCTGCTACTTTTGGGGCTGGAAAAGGTGGTAGCTTGTCGGTAATTGCTGATGAAATAGAACTTCAAAGAGGAAATAGTCCCTACAGTACTGGTTTGTTCACTTCCAGCGAGGGGACTGGAGATGCAGGAAATGTAAGCATTGAAACTGAACGGTTAATTGTTCAGAATGGGGCAGTGGTACAAGCTGCTACTTTGGGTGCGGGAAAAGGTGGCAGTTTGTTAGTTAAAGCCAATACAGTAGAACTAGTTGGCTCTTCAGTTAACGGGAATTCTAGTAATTTTTCTGCTGCTACTCAAGGAACTGGTGAGGGTGGAAATTTAACTATTGAAACTAAGCAATTGACTGTCCGTGATGGCGCACAGATATCAGCTAGTACTTTTGGTGTGGGAAATGCAGGGAGTTTAACAGTGAAAGCTGATGTAGTCGAGGTGATTGGAAAATCAGCTGATGGTCAGTTTTCTGGTGGTTTGTTTACCAGCACGGAGGGAACTGGGAATGCTGGAAATTTAACTATTGAAACAAAGCAATTAACCGTTCGAGACGGAGCACAGATAGCAGCTAGTACTTTTGATGCGGGAAAAGCAGGGAATTTAACTGTGAAAGCTGATGTAATCGATGTGATTGGAACATCAGCTGATGGTCAGTTTTCTAGTGGCTTGTATTCCACTACTTTCGGAATTGGCGATGGTGGAAACTTAAGTATTGAAACAAAGCAATTGACTGTTCGAGATGGCGCAGCAATATCAGTTACTACTTTTGATGCGGGAAATGCAGGTAATTTAATAATAAATGCTGATGTAGTAGAAGCGATCGGGATTTCCGCAGATGGTTTATATCCCACTGGCTTATTTGCCGATACTAATGGAACTGGGAATGCCGGAAATTTAACTATTAATGCCAGAAATTTTATTGTCCGAGATGGCGCACAGGTGGCAGCTAGTACTTTTGGTGCTGGAAAGGCAGGAGATTTGCGAATTACAGCCGAGTTTGTCGAAGTGGCTGAAAAAGCTGTAAATGGTCAGTCTTCTGGCTTGTTTGTTACTGCTGAGTCGGGGTCTGGTGATGCGGGAAACTTGATAATTAATACTGAAAGTTTGATTGTGCGAGATGGGGCAAGAGTGACTGCTAGTAGTTTTGGTACGGGGGCAGCAGGTAACTTAGAGGTAACGGCAAATTCTATTTTAATTGACAGGGAGGGAATTTTAAGAGCTACAATCGCCGCAGGTTCTCAAGGTAATATTAATTTGCAAACTTCTTCGTTAATCATGCGTCGTGGTAGCAGCATTACTACTAATGCTACAGGTAAAGCTACAGGTGGGAATATTATTATCAACACCGATGTTTTAGCCGCTTTAGAAAACAGTGATATTAGCGCCAATGCGGAAGATAGTTTTGGTGGTCGAGTTATTATCAATGCACAAGGAATTTTTGGCACTAAGTTTCGTCCTGATACTACTCCTGAAAGTGATATTACTGCTACTTCTAAACTTGGCCCGCAATTTAGCGGGACGGTGCAAATTAATACCCCGGAAGTTGACCCTAATTCGGGGTTGGTGAATTTACCGGAAAATGCGGTTGATGTTTCGAGATTAGTTCCTAAAGGTTGTGTTGCTAGGAGAAAGGAAACCGGGGCATTTTATATTACTGGAAATGGTGGGTTTCAATATCGTCCGGGGGATGGTTTTGTATCTCCTTTGCCTACGGGGACTGTGCGTTCTGTTCCGGTAAATAATACTTCTGAAAGGTCTGAAGTTAATGAGCGAATTATTGAGGCGCAGGGGATTTATCAGTTGGAAAATGGTGAGATTGTTTTGGGTTGGGAATGCCCTAATTAA
- a CDS encoding GNAT family N-acetyltransferase, protein MISSEFILPFDPKWKRFLELTWHDFYHLPEYVSLSAKYEQSQPNAFYAEVDEAAFLAPLLTRKIPESLKAPDNWYDVTTPYGYPTPLSIPPDDTWSLEIFLKSFREMGAASGIISAFFRLHPLLPLNFDILAKFGMLVKHGQTVYIDLSTSVEEMWLQTSKEHRKNINKLQRLGFEAIIDDWSFFEQFIAVYRANMQRVSASKFYFFDDNYFFSLRSILGDRLHLCTILSPEGEVASSLLFIATNGIVQNHLSGTLDKYLSFAPSKLEIDVVRRWAKENGNYFYHLGGGVGGCADSLFRFKSGFSNLRSDFYTYRMIIDPDKYTKLMQAWEEKYGDRNDCDNDFFPLYRLSK, encoded by the coding sequence ATGATATCGTCAGAATTTATTTTGCCTTTTGATCCAAAATGGAAACGTTTTTTAGAACTTACTTGGCACGATTTTTACCATCTACCAGAGTATGTTTCTTTATCAGCAAAGTATGAACAAAGTCAACCTAATGCTTTCTACGCAGAAGTAGATGAAGCAGCTTTTTTGGCTCCTTTGTTAACTCGAAAGATTCCAGAAAGCCTGAAAGCACCTGATAATTGGTACGATGTAACTACCCCTTATGGCTATCCCACGCCACTCTCAATTCCTCCTGATGATACATGGAGTTTAGAGATTTTTCTGAAATCTTTTCGAGAGATGGGAGCAGCATCTGGAATAATTAGTGCTTTCTTCCGTTTGCATCCTTTACTGCCACTAAATTTTGATATATTAGCTAAATTCGGAATGCTTGTAAAACATGGTCAAACTGTATATATTGATCTGTCTACATCCGTTGAAGAAATGTGGTTACAAACTAGTAAAGAACACAGGAAAAATATTAATAAATTGCAGCGATTGGGTTTTGAAGCAATAATTGATGATTGGAGCTTTTTTGAGCAATTTATTGCTGTTTATCGGGCAAATATGCAGCGTGTTTCAGCTAGCAAGTTTTATTTTTTTGATGATAATTACTTCTTTAGTTTACGTTCTATTTTGGGCGATCGCCTCCACCTTTGTACCATCTTATCCCCAGAAGGAGAAGTTGCTTCTAGTTTATTATTTATAGCAACTAATGGTATTGTCCAAAATCATCTTTCAGGAACATTGGATAAATATCTTTCTTTTGCACCCTCTAAATTAGAAATTGATGTAGTCCGACGTTGGGCTAAAGAAAATGGAAATTACTTTTATCATTTAGGTGGAGGAGTAGGAGGCTGTGCTGATTCTTTGTTTAGATTTAAATCTGGTTTTTCTAATTTACGATCTGATTTTTATACATATCGCATGATTATTGACCCAGATAAGTATACCAAACTCATGCAAGCTTGGGAAGAAAAATATGGCGATCGCAATGATTGTGACAACGATTTTTTTCCGCTCTATCGTCTTTCAAAATAG
- a CDS encoding class I SAM-dependent methyltransferase has product MTTLKKFSSNKEVYQTQEFDRWAYGNGLLPDEKYLIANYLDPSKKTVEAGTGGGRILLAMSKLGFTSLHGFDYLPEYIEVAKQRDVEGKINFQVQDATQLNYEDCSFEQILYLCQMLSSIDDELGRLKALKEAYRILKIGGTALFSFLSFDSRVSSVFYRPYLEYIRLLRKLRGSNLSIQYLPWLRFENRPNLAALFDGGAHVYWYRLQEAYQFLKDTNFDVVACGSRYQLSQGIIYESLANIANEPIKGMLYFVCKK; this is encoded by the coding sequence ATGACAACTCTAAAAAAATTTTCCAGCAATAAAGAAGTTTACCAAACTCAAGAATTCGATCGTTGGGCTTATGGAAATGGTTTATTACCTGACGAGAAATATCTGATTGCCAACTACTTAGATCCCAGTAAAAAAACTGTTGAAGCTGGGACAGGAGGAGGCAGAATCTTGCTAGCAATGAGTAAGTTAGGTTTTACCTCTTTGCATGGTTTTGATTACTTACCTGAGTATATCGAGGTAGCAAAACAAAGAGATGTAGAGGGAAAGATTAATTTTCAAGTTCAAGATGCTACCCAATTAAATTATGAAGATTGTAGCTTTGAACAAATTCTATACTTATGCCAAATGCTTTCTTCCATAGATGATGAATTGGGAAGATTAAAAGCTTTAAAAGAAGCTTACCGAATTCTTAAGATAGGAGGGACTGCTTTATTTTCATTCCTCAGTTTTGACTCTAGAGTTAGCAGCGTCTTTTATCGCCCTTACTTGGAGTATATACGTTTGTTAAGAAAGTTACGTGGGTCAAATCTATCGATTCAATACCTTCCTTGGCTTAGATTTGAGAACCGACCAAACCTGGCGGCTTTGTTTGATGGAGGCGCTCACGTTTATTGGTATCGACTTCAAGAGGCTTATCAGTTTTTAAAAGATACAAATTTTGATGTAGTTGCTTGTGGTTCCCGTTACCAACTTAGCCAAGGTATAATATATGAATCATTAGCAAACATAGCTAATGAACCTATTAAGGGAATGCTTTACTTTGTGTGTAAGAAATAA
- a CDS encoding DegT/DnrJ/EryC1/StrS family aminotransferase: protein MAKPILLSTPHIGDRELEFVKEAFDTNWIAPVGPHVDAFEQEFCEVVGASHAAAVSSGTAALHLALKLAGVQAGDEVFCSTLTFIASANPITYLGAKPIFIDSDRTTWNMNPALLQETLDQKAKIGKLPKAVVLVHLYGQSADINPILEACDRYEIPLIEDAAESLGATYKGKSPGTFGKIGIFSFNGNKIITTSGGGMLVSEDSKLVEKARFLATQARDRAPHYQHSETGYNYRLSNVLAGIGRGQLQVLSDRVKARRHNFEVYQQALGKLPGIEFMPEADFGQATRWLTCLTINSQTFGADREQVRLALAEQQIESRPVWKPLHLQPVFADCEYFGGVVAENLFNHGLCLPSGSNLMKEELERVISKILEIHQQRTN from the coding sequence GTGGCTAAACCAATTCTTCTGTCAACACCTCACATAGGCGATCGTGAACTCGAGTTCGTGAAAGAAGCTTTTGATACCAATTGGATCGCTCCTGTTGGCCCTCATGTTGATGCTTTTGAGCAAGAATTCTGTGAGGTAGTTGGCGCTTCTCATGCTGCTGCTGTGAGTTCTGGTACTGCTGCTTTGCATTTAGCTTTAAAATTGGCAGGTGTTCAAGCGGGAGATGAGGTTTTTTGCTCCACTCTCACTTTTATTGCTAGTGCTAATCCGATTACTTATTTGGGTGCAAAACCTATTTTTATTGATAGCGATCGCACTACCTGGAACATGAATCCCGCCTTATTGCAGGAAACATTAGATCAAAAAGCTAAAATTGGCAAATTACCCAAAGCAGTTGTTTTAGTACATTTATATGGGCAAAGCGCCGATATTAATCCGATCCTAGAAGCTTGCGATCGCTACGAAATTCCCTTAATTGAAGATGCCGCTGAATCCCTTGGCGCTACCTATAAAGGTAAATCTCCTGGTACTTTTGGCAAAATCGGCATTTTCTCATTTAATGGAAATAAAATTATTACCACTTCCGGTGGCGGAATGTTAGTTTCTGAAGACTCAAAATTAGTCGAAAAAGCTCGATTTTTAGCAACTCAAGCCCGCGATCGCGCTCCCCATTATCAACATTCTGAAACTGGTTACAACTATCGATTAAGTAATGTTTTAGCCGGAATTGGTCGCGGACAATTACAAGTTTTATCAGACAGAGTAAAAGCCAGAAGACATAACTTTGAAGTTTACCAACAAGCTTTAGGCAAATTACCAGGAATTGAATTTATGCCAGAAGCAGACTTTGGACAAGCTACTCGTTGGCTAACTTGTTTAACAATTAATTCTCAAACTTTTGGTGCAGACAGAGAACAAGTTCGCCTAGCACTCGCCGAACAGCAAATTGAATCACGTCCTGTTTGGAAACCATTACATTTACAACCTGTATTTGCCGATTGTGAATATTTTGGCGGTGTCGTAGCAGAAAACTTATTCAATCATGGTTTGTGTTTACCTTCTGGTTCTAATTTAATGAAGGAAGAGTTAGAGCGCGTAATTAGCAAAATATTAGAAATTCATCAACAACGGACGAATTAA
- a CDS encoding 7-cyano-7-deazaguanine synthase, giving the protein MKSNFSLTNNFKFLLPEFLKEDYSPYKCNVSANRENYNLRARRIHFQNMLKTWINTGKNPFIKPVECKNCLFDTRIPNIYIGSDGLCNMCMTYQKNFKLEILQSELETFINTPREEGANLDAVVAFSGGKDSAAALLWAKNKLNLEVVAVLVQNGFIPEQVIDNGRKLCDKLGVELVVLNIELAPFVKDMMDKNFTNGYPCYKCGEMFHKEIQKYCGIKRINRVILGRNWWRWIEPEVRSVRWVKDEASGLNMQFFSLPFALQLTEKDVYKMLDDIGWKTVKIHGNSTNCVIPGLIEYPIYQRLGYHPELNLLSREVISGFLDKEEAKEQLADIKDNTGILRKMVNKKLQEIESDQGEKTQ; this is encoded by the coding sequence ATGAAATCTAATTTTTCTTTGACTAACAATTTCAAATTCCTGTTACCTGAATTTTTAAAAGAAGATTATTCCCCATACAAATGTAATGTCTCTGCCAATCGAGAAAATTATAATTTACGGGCGCGACGGATACATTTTCAGAATATGCTAAAGACTTGGATTAACACAGGCAAAAATCCCTTTATCAAGCCCGTAGAATGTAAGAATTGTCTATTCGATACCAGGATACCAAATATATACATTGGCTCTGATGGCCTTTGTAATATGTGCATGACTTATCAAAAGAACTTCAAATTAGAAATTCTCCAAAGTGAATTAGAAACATTTATCAATACCCCGCGAGAGGAAGGAGCTAATCTAGATGCAGTAGTAGCATTTTCTGGAGGTAAAGACAGTGCTGCGGCTCTTTTATGGGCAAAAAATAAATTAAATTTAGAGGTAGTTGCTGTCTTAGTCCAAAACGGATTTATCCCCGAACAAGTAATCGATAATGGTCGAAAATTGTGCGACAAATTAGGCGTGGAACTAGTGGTTTTAAACATCGAGCTTGCGCCTTTTGTAAAAGACATGATGGATAAAAATTTTACTAATGGCTATCCTTGCTATAAATGCGGAGAAATGTTCCATAAAGAAATTCAAAAATACTGTGGAATAAAGCGCATTAATCGAGTAATTTTAGGACGAAACTGGTGGCGTTGGATTGAACCAGAAGTTCGTTCTGTGCGGTGGGTGAAAGATGAAGCATCGGGGCTAAATATGCAGTTTTTTTCTCTCCCATTTGCTTTGCAATTAACAGAAAAGGATGTCTACAAAATGCTGGATGATATCGGTTGGAAAACCGTAAAAATTCACGGAAATAGTACTAATTGTGTCATTCCAGGGTTAATAGAATATCCTATATATCAAAGATTGGGTTATCATCCAGAACTAAATTTGCTCTCCAGGGAAGTGATTTCAGGTTTTCTCGATAAAGAAGAAGCAAAGGAACAACTTGCAGACATCAAAGATAATACAGGGATTTTGCGAAAGATGGTTAACAAAAAGCTCCAAGAAATTGAAAGTGACCAAGGTGAAAAAACCCAGTAA
- a CDS encoding DUF928 domain-containing protein — protein MSKIFHRILSACILTLLLSVVSEAYAGYKAPSTQRAPGGRTSSSGTRGGCLGSAKLPLIALAPQQHIGQTTSTHPTFAWFVPDSSELKMLFSLYEYSANGNIKMVKQVNLKTSPGIMKFSLPKDSPGLTIGKKYLWQIAIICNENYPSNDLVTRAELEVVQLQSNVKTLLDTVKDPFQKVDIYANAGLWYDALDEALKTDNNLQSRKVVTSLLEDLAQIEKSNDLREIATTSRI, from the coding sequence ATGTCTAAAATATTTCATCGAATTTTAAGCGCCTGTATTTTGACTTTATTACTATCAGTAGTAAGCGAAGCTTATGCAGGATATAAAGCACCTTCAACTCAAAGAGCACCAGGCGGACGTACAAGTTCTTCCGGTACAAGAGGAGGATGTTTAGGAAGTGCTAAATTACCACTAATCGCACTTGCTCCGCAACAACACATCGGACAAACAACTTCTACCCACCCTACTTTTGCCTGGTTTGTACCAGATTCTTCAGAGTTAAAAATGCTGTTTTCGCTTTATGAATATAGTGCAAATGGTAATATAAAAATGGTTAAACAAGTTAACTTAAAAACTTCACCCGGAATTATGAAATTCTCATTACCAAAAGATAGTCCCGGTTTGACTATAGGTAAGAAATATCTTTGGCAAATAGCAATTATATGTAATGAGAATTATCCATCAAACGACTTAGTTACCAGAGCAGAACTTGAAGTTGTCCAACTACAAAGCAATGTGAAAACGTTGCTAGATACAGTGAAAGATCCATTTCAGAAAGTTGATATTTATGCAAATGCTGGTTTATGGTATGACGCATTAGATGAAGCATTAAAAACTGATAATAATCTTCAATCAAGAAAAGTCGTTACTAGCTTATTGGAAGACCTCGCCCAGATAGAAAAAAGTAACGACTTAAGAGAAATCGCCACTACAAGCCGCATTTAA